The genomic region CTCCTCTATCTTCCTCAGCGTCTTCCAGCTTCTCCTGACTATCGGGGGAAACTCGCCATGTTGCTTGTAATAGCTTTCGAGAAAAGCCCTCGTCCTCGGGTCGCTCGGATAACCTGAGCCGATTTCACCGTACCCCTTTTTCAGCTCCTCTATGGCCCTGTCGCGGGTCACCTTGGCGAGGATTGAGGCGGCCGAAACTGGCAGAAACTTGTCGTCCGCTTTATGCTCCGCCACAACCTTCACGTCGAAGCCGAGCCTATCCTTTATCCTCTCACCGAAGCGGGCCTCCTCGACGTCCGCCGAGTCTATGTAAACGACATCGGGCTTGACCTTAAGCGCATTCAGGGCCTCGCTGAACTTCTCAACTTCCAGCTCGTTCAGGGTCTCCCCGCGGGAGTCTATCTCCTCCGGGGAAAGGATCAGGATGACGTAGTCATCTGCGAGTTTCACTATCTCCTCGAAGAGCTTCTCCCTCCTCTTCGGGCTCAGCCTTTTGGAGTCCCTCACCCCAAGGGCCTTCAGCTCGGGGAGCTTTGACTCGTCGAAAACGGCCGTCGCTATGACCATCGGCCCTATCACAGGCCCCCTTCCGGCCTCGTCTATTCCTGCCACCTTCATGACCTCCACCTCGCCAGAAGGAGACCGTAGATTGCGCCGAGGATTACGGTGGCTATACCGCTCGGCGGGATTGCGGTGTAGTAGGCCAGAACAACCGAGGACAGCTGGACGGTGAGGGTCGTGAAGAGGCTCACCGCGAGAACCTTCCTCAGGTCGTTGCTTACCATCAGTGCTATCGCCCCGGGAAGAACCGCCACAACCTGAAGGGTTATCAGCCCAACGGTCTGGACTATAAGCGCGCCTATGGCACCAACGAGAACGTAGAGAACCATGAGGTAGGCCCTCGCGTTGCCCCCGTAGCTCTCAACTCCTTCGGGATCGAAGCTCAGGTAGAGGAAGTCCCTGTAAAGGAAGAGGAGGGTGAAGAATATCGCAGTCCCTCCGGCCACCAAAAGAACTAGGTCATCGAGGGAGATGAGGAATATGTCTCCGGTGAGGTAAGAGACTATGTTCTCTGTCAGGGGGAAGTAGGGTCTCGTTGCCATCACCTTGTAGAGTACTCCGAAGCCGAGAACAGTCAACCCCGCAACGAAGCTTGCCGTTATTCCCACGGCAGAATCCGGGGTAAAGCCTATCTTCTCCAGCTCCGCTATGGTGAGGACGACAGCTATCGTCACGGCCAATGCGACCAGAAGAACGAGGGAATAGCTGTTCAGCAGGAGCGCGAGTATCATTCCGAGTACTGCCCCGAAAAGGAGCGCGTGAAAGAGGGCGTGCGTTAAGAAGGCCAGCCCCTTGGTGTTTATGAGGGGACTCAGAAAGCCGAGCAGGACGCTCACCATAACGCTCGCGAGGAGGGCCCTCAGGATGAACTCGGGAATCATAGGTGCCCACCCCTGTGGACGTGGAAGTCCCCGGTTATGCAGTAAATCTTCCCGCCCATGGGTATTACCCTGGCCATGGGGCCGTAGACGGACTTCACGACCTCATCGGTGAGAACCGCCTCGGGCCTTCCGAAGGCTATCAGCCTCCTGTTTATGAGCATAACAAGGTCTCCAATCTCAAGGAGCGGGTTTATGTCGTGGGTGGTTATTATCATCGTCACGCTTTTCATCCTCTTTATCTTGTCCAGAACGTTCGCGACCTCTGCCCTGGCACTGGGGTCGAGAGCCGAGAGGGGCTCATCTAAAAGGAGGAGCTTCGGGTCGCTCATCAGGGCCCTCGCGAGGAGAACCCTCTGCTTCTGGCCCCCACTCAGCTCCCTGAACAGCTTGTTCTCTACACTGCCAAGCCCGACGAAGTTCAGGGCCTTTCTGGCCCTATCTATAACCTCGGGGGGTATTTTGAAATGGACGAAACCTCTCCTGTAAATCCCGCCCATGGCGACAACTTCGAGGGCCGTGAGGGGGACGCGCTCGTTGAGGGCATGGCTCTGGGGCACGTAGCCTATCAGCTCCCTCGCATTGCAGGGTTCCCGCCCGAAGACCTCAAGCTTTCCCGTGTATTCCCTGTGAAAGCACGCTATCGTCTTGAGCAATGTCGTCTTTCCGGCACCGTTCGGCCCGAGCAGGAGTAGCGTTTTCCCCTCCTCCAGCGTGAACGTAACGTCGCTGAGCGCTGGCTTTCCGCTGTAGGATATCGTCAGGTTCTCGGCCTTTACCGCCTCCATCTCACCAACCAAGCTCCTTTCACGGGGCGACCTTTTAAGCTTTGATGTCCGGTCCTTTTTGCAAAAAATTTTTAAAATCTTGCCAGAACTCAAAGTGAAGAATTTTTGCGGGGGTAAGCTTATAAGGGGTAAATGAGAGCGGAGGGAGGTGATGCTCATGGCGTACCGCAAGAACGGAAAGAAAAAGGACAGGCACGTTGAAGGGGATGAGGTAATCCGCGTTCCCCTCCCGGACAGGAGTAAGGGACAGCTCTTCGGGGTTATAGAGCAGGCCCTTGGAGCGGGATGGATGGACGTCCGCTGTGAGGACGGCAAGGTGAGGAGATGCAGAATTCCCGGCAAGCTGAGGAGAAGGATGTGGATGCGCGTTGGAGACGTCGTCATAGTCCAGCCCTGGCCCGTTCAGACGGACGAGAGGGGCGACATAGTCTATCGCTATACCAGAACCCAGGTGGACTGGCTCCTCAGGAAGGGCAAGATAACCCAGGACTTCCTCACAGGCGGGGAGCTTTTGCTCTGAACCGAGTGATGGTTCATGAGAGAAGAGCTCATTGAGAGGGAAATCGAGGAAGTCCTTGGCCTCAGGGAGAGGCGGGAGAAGGACAGCGAGCTCTACAAGATAGCCAACGAGGTCTTTGACAGAACTACGAAGGAGACCCTTGCTTATCTCCACAGGCGCGGGAAAATCGAGGAACTCTACGGCGTCATAAGCACTGGCAAAGAGGCCAACGTCTTCGCCGGAATCGATGGCGAGGGCAGAAGGGTCGCCGTGAAGATATACAGGACTTACACGACGGAGTTCAGGAGGATATGGGAGTACCTGGCTGCTGACCCGCGCATCGGCTACCTCCCGAAGGACATGAGGAAGCTCGTCTTCCAGTGGACAAGGAGGGAGTTCAAGAACCTCCAGCGGGCCATCAAGTACGCGGTTCGCGCTCCAGAACCCATAGCCTTCCGGAACAACGTGCTGGTGATGGAGTTCATAGGGGACGAGAGCCCCGCTCCGAGGCTTAAGGACATCGAGAAGTCCCTCTCAAAGGAGGACTTCGAGGAGCTCTACTCCTACCTCATCGGAACCATAGAGAGGCTCTGGAAGCGCGGTGACATGGTGCACGGTGACCTGAGCGAGTACAACGTCCTCCTCTGGGATTCACCGGTGATAATCGACTGGTCTCAGGCAACGGTTAAGAGGAACAGGATGAGCGTGGAGCTCCTTAAGAGAGACTTGAGGAACGTTATAAGCTACTTCGCGAGAAAAGGAGTTGACGTTGACGATTACGATGAAAAGCTCCGCGAGCTGTTGGGGTGAGAGAATGGACGAGTTTGAGAGACTCCTCAAGAAGTATGAAAGGATTGACAAGGATGGAAGGGTGGTTGAAGAAGAGAAAGGGGAAGAAATAAGCTACTTCGCCGAGGGAGAGCAGGAGGAGTTCGTTAGGATTCCTAAGGAAAGGATAGCCGTCCTCATCGGGAAGAAGGGGCAGACGAAGAAGGAAATCGAGAGGAGAACCGGGACGAGGATAGAGGTTGACAGCGAGACGGGGGAGGTCTTCATAACCTCGACAAAGGAAACCAAAGACCCCCTGGCGGTGTGGAAGGCGAGGGATGTGGTTCTAGCCATTGGAAGGGGCTTCTCCCCGGAGAGGGCCTTCAGGCTCTTCAACGAGGGGGAGACCCTTGAGGTCATAAACCTCCCCGACATCATAATCGGGAACGACAAGAACGCCCTGCCCAGGGTCAGGGGCAGGATAATCGGCAGGAAGGGCAGGACAAGGGAGATAATCGAGGAGATGAGCGGGGCCGATGTAAGCGTTTACGGTAAGACCGTTGCGATAATAGGAAACCCGATTCAGGTGGAAGTTGCAAAGACGGCAATAGAAAAGCTCGCTAAGGGTTCTCCCCACGGTGTCGTTTACAAGTACCTTGAGAGGAGGAAGAAGGACCTCGAACTGGAAAGCTCGGCCTATTACGAGGCACTTGAAAGGGATTTTGAGGAGGAATGAAGATGGCAGAGGCGAGTCAACTCTTTAAGGAGTTCAAAATCCAGAGCGTCAGCGAGTTCTTCAGGCGAAACGCGGCAATGCTTGGCTACACCGGCAAGGTCCGCTCTCTCACAACGCTCGTCCATGAGGCGGTGACCAACTCCCTCGATGCATGCGAGGAGGCTGGGATTCCGCCCTACATAAGGGTCGAGATTGAGGAACTTGGAAGGGAGCACTACAAGGTCGTGGTGGAGGACAACGGACCGGGAATTCCCGAGAAGTACATAACCCACGTCTTCGGGAAGATGCTCGCGGGAACCAAGGCCCACAGGAACATACAGAGTCGCGGTCAGCAGGGTATTGGTATAAGTGGCGCAGTCATGTTCGCCCAGATAACGAGCGGAAAGGCAACGCGCGTCATAACCTCGACGGGGGATGATGTAATCGAGGCGTGGGTTAAAATCGACGTTGACAAGAACGAGGGTAAAATCGTAAAGAAGGAAAAGCATCCAAACCCCGAGAAGTGGCACGGGACGAGGATAGAGCTTGAGGTCAAGAACGTTAAGTACATGCGCTCGAAGCAGGGCGTCTACTGGTACCTCAAGCTCACAGCCATAGCCAACCCCCACGCCCACATCGAGCTGATTGAACCCGATGGCAGACTCGTGGTGTTCCCCCGGTCGAGCGACGAGGTTCCCAAGCCACCGGTTGAGATGAAGCCCCACCCGCGCGGTGTTCTCACGGACGACGTCTACCGGATGGCGAAGAAGACCAAGCGTCAAACGGTGAGGCGCTTCCTGATAGGCGAGTTCTCGCGCATAAGCGACAAGAAGGTAGATGAGCTAATCGAGTACATAGCTGCCCTGAGGCTGATAAAGACCGAGAAGGACAAGAAGGTTCAGGAACAGCTCTACGAGAGGCTCGCTAAGGGTGAGGTAAAGGCCGTCCTCCGCTCCTTCAGGGGCTATACAAAGGTCGTCAAGCAGGTTGCGAAGCTCATGGAGAAGCCACCCGAGAAGCTCACCTGGCACGAGGCTGAAGAAATAGTTGAGGCCTTCAAGTACATGAAGTTTTTGGCCCCTCCAACCCACGGCTTGAGGCCGATAGGCGAGGAGAACATCGAGAAAGGCCTTAGGGGAATCCTCAAGCCGGAGTTCGTTACGGCAATCACGAGGCCACCGAAGGTCTACTCCGGCGGAATACCCTTCCAGGTCGAGGTTGGCCTCGCCTACGGCGGTGAGATTCCGGCGGGCTTTGAACTCCTCAGGTACGCCAACAGGGTTCCGCTCCTCTTCGATGCCGGCTCGTGTGTGACGACTCAAGCGGCACGCTCGATAGACTGGAAGAGGTACAAGATAGACGACCTCGATAGGGCGCCCCTTGTCCTCATGATAAACGTTGTATCAGTTCACGTTCCCTACACGGGAACCGGAAAGCAGAGCATAGCGAGCGTTGAGGAGATATACAACGAGATACGCCTTGCCATAATGGACGCGGCGAGAAGGTTGCAGACCTATCTCAGTGGCAAGCACAGGAAGCTCTACCAAGTTAAGAGGAGGAAGACCTTCGAGAAGTACGTGCCCGAGATAGCGAGGGCGCTGAGCATACTAACCGGCGAACCCGAGGAGGCCATTAGGGAGTACTTCCTAAGGTTTATCGAGGGCCATTTTGCATCCAAGGAGGCTCCGGTGGAGGTGAGCGAGAATGCCTAAGCGCAGAATCCACCGCGAGAGGCCAAAGGAGCGCTTCTCCTACGACCCGAAGAAAGTCCTCAGCAAGCTTGAAGAATACGGGAGGAAAGTCCTTGAGGAGATTAAGGCCGGGAAGAACCCCTACTTCGATATCCCGATGCGCGGTCTAAACAACGTCTACTTCGACGAGAAGTCAAGACTCATCAGGATGGGCGACAAGCTCTCAAGGAGATACTTCCTCAACGTGGCCCACGCCAGAAAGTTCATGCAGACCCTCCTGATAATGGCCTACGTCAAGCGTTTGGTCGCTGAAAACAAGCACGCGAGCCTCCGTGAAGCCTACTACGCCAACAAGCACACCATCCCCGGAACAAAGGAGAACACCTTCGAAGACCAGCGCGAGAGCGACCCCATCATAGAGGACTTGGAGAGAATGCTCGGGGTTCTGCGCGAGGAGATGCACATCACCGCCGACAGGCGTGGCTACATCTACGGGGACATAGTCATAAAGGATGGCGAAGACGAGTTCAACGCCTCAAGGCTGGGAATGGGAGGATGGGCCGTTCCGGGAACGGTTGAGCACATCCAGTTTCCGGAGATAAACGTTGACTACGCTCTAGTCGTGGAGACAGCAGCTATGGCAGACCGTCTCATCGAGGAAAAGTTCCCGAGGAGGGAGAACGCCCTCATCATAGCGACGCAGGGCCAGGCATCGCGTGGCGTCAGGAGGTTAATCCACAGGCTCCACTACGAGGAAGGCTTACCAATCATAGTCTTCACAGACGGCGACCCCTACGGTTGGTACATCTACTCCACGATAAAGCAGGGTTCAATCAACCTCGCCTACCTCAGCGACAAGCTGGCAACGCCCGAGGCAAAGTTCGTCGGCATGACAATGGACGACATAAAGCGCTACGGCCTTGAGAACGTCACGGAGAAGCTGAAGGGCATACCCCCCAACAAGAAGGGTGGCCCAACCGGTGACTACAAGAGAATCCTTGAGGAGATGGAGTATCCCTGGTTCCAGAACAGGGAGTGGCAGAGACAGCTCAAGATGGCCCTCAAGTGGGGTGTCAGGATTGAACAGCAGGCTCTGGCAAACAAGTCCCTTGAGTTCGTGGCCAAGGAGTACCTGCCCGAAAAGATAAACAGCGGTGATCTGCTGCCATGACGACGACCGAGGAGCTTGTGGCGCAGGTCAACAAGATACTCGATGACATCGGGATAGACCTCGGCAGGCACTTTGAGAGGTTTGACCCGGTAGAGCTGGCCCTTAACCTAAAGTCCAACCTCTCCCTCCTCAGCGAGCTTGAGGAGGAGCTTGAGAGGCGCGTCGGCGACACGGCTCCTTCGGTCAGGTTCGTGGACAAAAAGAGCCGTGACCCTCACCTCCAGTGGATATACAGGAAGAAGCACAACAGGACGCTCGCCCTTGAGAGGCTTCGCTCGGCAATTACCGCCCACAAGATAGCGCTCGCCCACCTCTCCGCCAGCTACTCCTTTTTTCTAGGGAAGAAGGAGATAAGTCTGGACGAAATCAGAAAGGAAAACGTCCGGAAGGTCAGGGCGGAGGAAAGACCCTTCCGCCTCGGCAGGCTTGAAATACTCCCCCATCTGGCCTACTCCGGGGACGTCCTCCGACTGCTCGCGAGGGAAGGCGTCAACGTCAGGGAGGCCTTCAAGTTCATAAAGGGCAAGCTCAGGGAGAGGGGCACCATCAGGACGAGGAGTTTGAGGATAGAGGTCGAGTACTTTGAAAACAACAGGCTGAAGAAGGCGAGGCTGGACATACCGGCCGATGCGGACATAGAGATGGAGCTGAGGAAGCGCTTCGGCAGGCGGTTCCGCTGGCGCGTCCTGAGCTTCGTCAAAACCCGGGGTGTCCTCATAAACAACCACTACACCGTTGACAACCTTGCTCTGGCGTATGCCGTCCTCGATCCAGAGAAAGGAGCCGAAAAGCTCGGCCTCGACATCTTCCGCTACTACTTCCTCACCTCACCTGCGGACAGGGAAACCCTCAGCCTCTACCCGGGGATAAAGTCCTGCGTTGACTGCCACTACTCAATCCTCGACCTTCCATTCAGGCACGAGGAGAAATTCAGGACGGGAACTGGTAGTATGTTCCTGATAAGGAAGTGCGAGCTTGAGCGGGAGCTCGTGGGGAGGAAGAAGGACATAAGCGGCATACCCAACCACCTTCTCGGCGGGGTTCTGCTCTACGGCATGAGCGACTACGACGAAGAAAGGGTCGCCGAGATACTGGGCATAGACGAGGATGAGCTCAGGGAAGCCATCAGGAAGTTCGTCATCTCCGGCCTTCACAGGGTTCTGTTCCCCGGCACGGACAAGTTCGATAAGTTCATGCCCAAGAGCGAGAGGGCAAAGCGCTTCCTTGACCTCCTTCAGGGGTGAGAGGATGCGTGTCGAGGTCAGCGCGAGAACCTATGATGAGCTCCTCCGGAAGCTGGAGGGGCTGGATGAGAGGGTGAGGGAGGTTTACGTGAACCTGAGGCCCACTAAGGAGGTCGTCGTCAAGATACTTGAGAACGCCCCCAACGTTGAGAAAATCTCCTGCCCGCCGAGTCTCTATCCAAAGGTCTCTAAAAAGGTCATTGGGGCCCTCAAACAGCTGGGCGTCCAGCTCGTCCCCGAGAAGAAGCCGAGGGGGAGGCCGAAGAAATACGACGAAGAAACTCTGAGGCTCGTTCGGGAGCTGGCCAGCAAGGGCGTTCCGGCCAGGGAGATAAGCTCCCGTCTCGGGATACCTCTGAGAACGGTTTACTATCTGGTTAGGGAAGATGCCAGGAGATAAGGTTATTAACTTCTTCCCCTATACAGTGGGGGTGTTTGTCTATGGGACGTTTTGAACCGATGAGAGGGGCAGTTGATTCTATAAATTCGTATCTCTCCGAAGAGTACGAAGAGGAGAGGATTGGGTTTGCAGTCGAAGAGATGAAGCTCTCTGATAACGGAGACTACGTGGCCGTTCTTGTGAGAGATGACTACGATTCCCGCTTTTTGCACGTTTTTGAGACGTCGGGTAAACCCCTATCCGGATGGGAAAAGGGGGTTCCAATTTCCTGCCAATCGGAGGTTATAATCTTCCCCGGAAAGGAATACGTCGGGGTGTTTTCAAAATGTGGAGGGGGAGAAATCACGTTGTATCCCCTCTCCGGAAGTCCCCGCGAGGAGGCCAAGAGAATAACGTTCTCAAAACCGCCGATATACGTGTTCCTGACGGCCAACGACCGGGTGATTATCTTTGGGGACATGAGGCTTAATTTCACTGCCCCCGCCGAAGTGGAGGTCGTCTTTATACCGAGACTTCCCGGTGGTTACGCCTTTTTCCACAGCATATACGACACTCCGGAGGAGGTCTACATTCTGCATACGTTTAAGGAACCCGGGGGCAAAAAGATGTTTTTGCGTGTTGGGAAGGTTCCCTACCCCCTCTATCCCTACTACTCACCTCTAGAGTTCTGGGATGGTGTTGAGGTGCTCTTCAGCAATCCCTCTCCCCAACCAATAAAGGGAACCATAGGCGACATCTTCGTCGGGGATAGGCACTACGCCCTGCTCGGAACTAAAATGGGCAAGGAGCTGTACCTGATAATCGACAGAAAACTTTCTATCCTCCCCCTCCCCGGCGAACTTGTCTTTGCCCGCTTTACCGATAGGGGCCTTTTCATAGTTCTTGGACAGTTCAGGGGTTATCTCTACGGGGGCTTCGTCCCTCACGACCGGCTTGAGTCAAAGAAACCTCTGCTCATTGACGAGCTTGAGGACAGAACCCTCTTCGGCAGGTATAACCCTGAGTTCCTCGACCCCAAGTTTGCAGGTATCTCCAGGAGTGGGGATGTGCTCTACCTCGGTAGGACATCCGGAAAGACGAGTTCAAGTGGAGATTTCTACTACTACCTCTTAAAGGACAACCCCTACCTCTACTCCCATAGGGCGGGAGAGGAGGCGCAGGAGCGGGAAGAGGAGGGTGAGTCCCTGAGCGATGTTCTGGAGACCTTTAAGGGCCTTATACTCTACGGTCCCCCCGGAACGGGTAAAACGAAAACGGCCGTGGAACTGGCAAAGAGGGCCGAGCGTTTTGAGATTGTCACATTTCACCAATCGTACAGCTACGAGGACTTCATAGAGGGATTCAGACCTGTGGAGAAAAACGGAGGTTTGGTGTATCTTGTGAGCGACGGTGTTCTTAAGAGAATGGCGATTGAGGCAATTTATCGTGGACTCAGGGGCTCAACTTCAGGGGATTACACCGAGATGAAAAGGGAAGTCTTGGAGTTCCTTGAAAAGAGAAGGAGAGGAGAGAAAGTTGAATTCAACCCGCGCGGAAGGTACGTCCTTATCATCGACGAGATAAACAGGGGAAACATATCCCGGATTCTTGGTGAGGCGATAACCCTCCTAGACCCCGATAAGAGACTTGGAGGGGAAATGGAAACCATTATCACTCTCCCCTACTCAGGAGAGCCCTTTGCTCTTCCCCCCAACCTTTTCATTGTTGGCACAATGAACTCAACGGACAGAAGCATAGCCTTTCTCGACATGGCCCTCAGGAGGCGCTTTGCCTTCGTTGAACTTCTCCCCCAGCCGGAACTGTTGGGGAGCGTTGAGGTCGGCGGCGTAAACCTCCAGCATTTACTCGTGAGGATAAACGAGGCCATAGAAGAGGAGAGGGGCAAGGACTACACCATAGGACACGGTTACCTTATGGAGGTTGCTCTGGCAAAAGACAGGGTCAGGGCCCTGAGGAGGGTCTTCTACTACAAGATACTTCCGCTGCTCCAGGAGTACTTCTACGGTAACTGGGAAGCCCTAAGGAGGGCCCTTCCCGGCTTTAGTTTCATAGACGAGAAGGGTAGAATAGCCGAAATGAGTGATGAAGAGTTCATAGAAACTCTCAGGCGACTGGTGAGTGAAAAATGAGAGAGGTTATTGTGAGGTTGCATGAATTTGAGAGGGTTTCCCTGAGCAAGCTAAGGGCCCTGGGAGTTGACGTTTCCCACTCAGAGCTTTCCCATTTCGTTGAAATTATCAACACCATCCACGGAAGGGAACACAGAGTGTTCAGCATAGAATACTCCCCCCGGAGACGGGAGCACTATCTAAGGGCACATGGTAGTATTGGCTTTGCATATTATGTCCGGAGAGGTAAGAGAATGACCTTTCAGGTTCTCCCCAAGCCGTTCAGAGCTGACCCGGATGACAGGAGGTCAATCCAGTTTTTTCTTCACCTCCTCAATCTCGCAAAGGGCATGAACCTTGAACGCGGGCACCTTAATGCCCTGGGGGATGAATACAGCAGGAGTGGTGACATAGACGAGCTTTTCAAGAGCATGTACGTCCTTCTGCTCTCGAAGGCCCTGGGAGAGGGCCCCTACCTTGAGTATGGGGAAATAGAAGAGAACTCCAAGGTCATAAGGGGCAGGATACTGGTGAGTAAAATGGCTAGGAGGCCTCCCTGGGAGCCGGAGGTACCGGTGAGGTATTCCTTAATGCTCGAAAACAATCCTTTAAACAGGGTTTTAAAGGGAGCCCTTGCCATCGTCATGTCCACCGCTAAATGGAAGCCAACAAAAAGGCTCGGTGGGATACTGATGGGTGCGTTTCAGGGTGTTGACCTCCCCCACCCGGGGGACGGGGCTAAAGTGGCATTCAACCATCTCAACGAGAGGTTCAGAACGGTGTTTAATCTCGCGGAGACCATACTGTCCGCCTTTACAGGTCTTGGTACTGGGGATAGAATACTCCCCGGCATCTTCATAAGCATGGATGAGCTCTTTGAGGCACTTGTTTATCAGACAATAAGGAGTGCACTTGGAAGGGAGGCGGAAGTCAGGTTTGAGGAAAGTTTGCCCCACATAATCCGAAACGCCAGGGAGTACGAAATTAAGAGAAGGGCCGTTTTTATGATGGGAAACCCCCTGCCGGATATAACGATACGAACCGAAAAAGGTTCTTGCATTGTTGAAGTGAAGTATCGAGACCTCTACGTTCGACTCAACAATGAAGGCAGAAGGGTAAGAAAGCTTGTAAGAAACAGTTCCGAGCTTTATCAGGCCTATGCCTACGCAAAACTCTTTGGAGGGGGAGTTCTGCTGATTTACCCAAGACTTGAGGGCAGGTACAACTACTGGCTTCCGGACTTTTTCACCGCGGGGGGAGACGATGTGCTGAGGTTCTTTGATGGAACCAAACTGGGAATT from Thermococcus sp. harbors:
- the eif1A gene encoding translation initiation factor eIF-1A, coding for MAYRKNGKKKDRHVEGDEVIRVPLPDRSKGQLFGVIEQALGAGWMDVRCEDGKVRRCRIPGKLRRRMWMRVGDVVIVQPWPVQTDERGDIVYRYTRTQVDWLLRKGKITQDFLTGGELLL
- the rnhB gene encoding ribonuclease HII; this encodes MKVAGIDEAGRGPVIGPMVIATAVFDESKLPELKALGVRDSKRLSPKRREKLFEEIVKLADDYVILILSPEEIDSRGETLNELEVEKFSEALNALKVKPDVVYIDSADVEEARFGERIKDRLGFDVKVVAEHKADDKFLPVSAASILAKVTRDRAIEELKKGYGEIGSGYPSDPRTRAFLESYYKQHGEFPPIVRRSWKTLRKIEEKLKKERRGQLTLEAFL
- the top6B gene encoding DNA topoisomerase VI subunit B, encoding MAEASQLFKEFKIQSVSEFFRRNAAMLGYTGKVRSLTTLVHEAVTNSLDACEEAGIPPYIRVEIEELGREHYKVVVEDNGPGIPEKYITHVFGKMLAGTKAHRNIQSRGQQGIGISGAVMFAQITSGKATRVITSTGDDVIEAWVKIDVDKNEGKIVKKEKHPNPEKWHGTRIELEVKNVKYMRSKQGVYWYLKLTAIANPHAHIELIEPDGRLVVFPRSSDEVPKPPVEMKPHPRGVLTDDVYRMAKKTKRQTVRRFLIGEFSRISDKKVDELIEYIAALRLIKTEKDKKVQEQLYERLAKGEVKAVLRSFRGYTKVVKQVAKLMEKPPEKLTWHEAEEIVEAFKYMKFLAPPTHGLRPIGEENIEKGLRGILKPEFVTAITRPPKVYSGGIPFQVEVGLAYGGEIPAGFELLRYANRVPLLFDAGSCVTTQAARSIDWKRYKIDDLDRAPLVLMINVVSVHVPYTGTGKQSIASVEEIYNEIRLAIMDAARRLQTYLSGKHRKLYQVKRRKTFEKYVPEIARALSILTGEPEEAIREYFLRFIEGHFASKEAPVEVSENA
- a CDS encoding metal ABC transporter ATP-binding protein, whose protein sequence is MEAVKAENLTISYSGKPALSDVTFTLEEGKTLLLLGPNGAGKTTLLKTIACFHREYTGKLEVFGREPCNARELIGYVPQSHALNERVPLTALEVVAMGGIYRRGFVHFKIPPEVIDRARKALNFVGLGSVENKLFRELSGGQKQRVLLARALMSDPKLLLLDEPLSALDPSARAEVANVLDKIKRMKSVTMIITTHDINPLLEIGDLVMLINRRLIAFGRPEAVLTDEVVKSVYGPMARVIPMGGKIYCITGDFHVHRGGHL
- a CDS encoding KH domain-containing protein, with the protein product MDEFERLLKKYERIDKDGRVVEEEKGEEISYFAEGEQEEFVRIPKERIAVLIGKKGQTKKEIERRTGTRIEVDSETGEVFITSTKETKDPLAVWKARDVVLAIGRGFSPERAFRLFNEGETLEVINLPDIIIGNDKNALPRVRGRIIGRKGRTREIIEEMSGADVSVYGKTVAIIGNPIQVEVAKTAIEKLAKGSPHGVVYKYLERRKKDLELESSAYYEALERDFEEE
- a CDS encoding DUF530 family protein, whose amino-acid sequence is MTTTEELVAQVNKILDDIGIDLGRHFERFDPVELALNLKSNLSLLSELEEELERRVGDTAPSVRFVDKKSRDPHLQWIYRKKHNRTLALERLRSAITAHKIALAHLSASYSFFLGKKEISLDEIRKENVRKVRAEERPFRLGRLEILPHLAYSGDVLRLLAREGVNVREAFKFIKGKLRERGTIRTRSLRIEVEYFENNRLKKARLDIPADADIEMELRKRFGRRFRWRVLSFVKTRGVLINNHYTVDNLALAYAVLDPEKGAEKLGLDIFRYYFLTSPADRETLSLYPGIKSCVDCHYSILDLPFRHEEKFRTGTGSMFLIRKCELERELVGRKKDISGIPNHLLGGVLLYGMSDYDEERVAEILGIDEDELREAIRKFVISGLHRVLFPGTDKFDKFMPKSERAKRFLDLLQG
- a CDS encoding DUF1699 family protein, which produces MRVEVSARTYDELLRKLEGLDERVREVYVNLRPTKEVVVKILENAPNVEKISCPPSLYPKVSKKVIGALKQLGVQLVPEKKPRGRPKKYDEETLRLVRELASKGVPAREISSRLGIPLRTVYYLVREDARR
- a CDS encoding DNA topoisomerase IV subunit A, producing MPKRRIHRERPKERFSYDPKKVLSKLEEYGRKVLEEIKAGKNPYFDIPMRGLNNVYFDEKSRLIRMGDKLSRRYFLNVAHARKFMQTLLIMAYVKRLVAENKHASLREAYYANKHTIPGTKENTFEDQRESDPIIEDLERMLGVLREEMHITADRRGYIYGDIVIKDGEDEFNASRLGMGGWAVPGTVEHIQFPEINVDYALVVETAAMADRLIEEKFPRRENALIIATQGQASRGVRRLIHRLHYEEGLPIIVFTDGDPYGWYIYSTIKQGSINLAYLSDKLATPEAKFVGMTMDDIKRYGLENVTEKLKGIPPNKKGGPTGDYKRILEEMEYPWFQNREWQRQLKMALKWGVRIEQQALANKSLEFVAKEYLPEKINSGDLLP
- a CDS encoding serine protein kinase RIO, giving the protein MREELIEREIEEVLGLRERREKDSELYKIANEVFDRTTKETLAYLHRRGKIEELYGVISTGKEANVFAGIDGEGRRVAVKIYRTYTTEFRRIWEYLAADPRIGYLPKDMRKLVFQWTRREFKNLQRAIKYAVRAPEPIAFRNNVLVMEFIGDESPAPRLKDIEKSLSKEDFEELYSYLIGTIERLWKRGDMVHGDLSEYNVLLWDSPVIIDWSQATVKRNRMSVELLKRDLRNVISYFARKGVDVDDYDEKLRELLG
- a CDS encoding metal ABC transporter permease gives rise to the protein MIPEFILRALLASVMVSVLLGFLSPLINTKGLAFLTHALFHALLFGAVLGMILALLLNSYSLVLLVALAVTIAVVLTIAELEKIGFTPDSAVGITASFVAGLTVLGFGVLYKVMATRPYFPLTENIVSYLTGDIFLISLDDLVLLVAGGTAIFFTLLFLYRDFLYLSFDPEGVESYGGNARAYLMVLYVLVGAIGALIVQTVGLITLQVVAVLPGAIALMVSNDLRKVLAVSLFTTLTVQLSSVVLAYYTAIPPSGIATVILGAIYGLLLARWRS